A portion of the Calliphora vicina chromosome 5, idCalVici1.1, whole genome shotgun sequence genome contains these proteins:
- the LOC135961413 gene encoding uncharacterized protein LOC135961413, whose protein sequence is MFSTGPLQRWTFELVEMSSGSSNPDILDLKYEIVRLGRGKYGFSGFMDFKVDFYDDVKVGGTIERSRYRDGPYSMFPMGIQNESLSSVMNKYYKHILQPVAEKCCENAPIITNTFKEPLTKRNITINNCALSTDNLPNVIMEGYYRLRVTLTGPADIYVETISLVEPKIF, encoded by the exons ATGTTTTCGACGGGACCATta CAACGCTGGACATTTGAATTGGTTGAGATGAGTAGTGGCTCCAGCAATCCCGATATTTTAGacttaaaatatgaaattgtacGTTTAGGTCGTGGTAAATATGGCTTCAGTGGTTTCATGGATTTCAAAGTCGATTTTTATGATGATGTCAAAGTTGGTGGCACCATTGAAAGAAGCCGATATCGTGATGGCCCCTACAGCATGTTTCCAATGGGCATTCAAAATGAATCATTGTCCAGCGTAATGAATAAATACTACAAACATATTTTACAGCCGGTGGCGGAAAAGTGCTGTGAAAATGCTCCAATTATTACGAATACATTTAAGGAGCCCTTAACAAAACGTAatataacaattaataattGCGCTCTGTCCACCGATAATTTGCCAAATGTAATAATGGAGGGTTATTATAGACTTCGTGTGACATTAACTGGACCAGCTGATATATATGTGGAGACTATATCATTGGTGGAACctaagatattttaa
- the LOC135961569 gene encoding lipopolysaccharide-induced tumor necrosis factor-alpha factor homolog isoform X1, with translation MSEDPNKRVYPAAPLEESVVAAQQQPLIEPKSVPQPPQPPHPPTYEQAIGASTPAVTAGPNVVVVTQPVSPYGPHPIDVQCPYCHNYSRTRLRHKPTSRTHLIAVLLCLFQLYCCICLPYCIGSCMNTNHYCGMCDKYLGTYIR, from the exons atgagTGAAGATCCCAACAAACGTGTTTATCCAGCGGCCCCTTTAGAGGAAAGTGTAGTAGCCGCACAGCAGCAACCACTGATAGAGCCAAAATCAGTACCACAGCCACCACAACCACCTCATCCACCTACATATGAGCAAGCCATTGGAGCCAGTACACCTGCTGTCACAGCCGGGCCAAATGTGGTAGTGGTAACTC AGCCTGTATCACCCTATGGACCCCACCCCATAGACGTTCAGTGTCCCTACTGTCACAATTATAGCCGAACCCGTTTGCGTCACAAGCCCACCTCACGCACCCACTTGATCGCTGTGTTGCTGTGCTTGTTTCA ATTGTATTGTTGCATCTGTTTGCCCTACTGTATTGGAAGTTGCATGAATACGAACCATTATTGTGGCATGTGTGATAAATATTTGGGAACTTATATACGttag
- the LOC135961569 gene encoding uncharacterized protein LOC135961569 isoform X2: MSEDPNKRVYPAAPLEESVVAAQQQPLIEPKSVPQPPQPPHPPTYEQAIGASTPAVTAGPNVVVVTQPVSPYGPHPIDVQCPYCHNYSRTRLRHKPTSRTHLIAVLLCLFQSYFCIYYVIFSL, from the exons atgagTGAAGATCCCAACAAACGTGTTTATCCAGCGGCCCCTTTAGAGGAAAGTGTAGTAGCCGCACAGCAGCAACCACTGATAGAGCCAAAATCAGTACCACAGCCACCACAACCACCTCATCCACCTACATATGAGCAAGCCATTGGAGCCAGTACACCTGCTGTCACAGCCGGGCCAAATGTGGTAGTGGTAACTC AGCCTGTATCACCCTATGGACCCCACCCCATAGACGTTCAGTGTCCCTACTGTCACAATTATAGCCGAACCCGTTTGCGTCACAAGCCCACCTCACGCACCCACTTGATCGCTGTGTTGCTGTGCTTGTTTCA ATCGTATTTCTGTATTTATTATGTGATTTTCTCTTTGTAG